The following proteins come from a genomic window of Desmospora profundinema:
- a CDS encoding flavin reductase family protein: MQIDPSQQSKTDNYKLLIGSVLPRPIAFVTTLGPEGAVNAAPFSFYTVVSTDPPMVSITCSRKPGGVQKDTARNIAQTGEFVVQVVDGDNVERINQTATDFPPEIGEAKAVGFQLLESARVKPPRIAQCKVHLECRLHEILPMGGTETAPNADVIIGEVVCFHVRDDLYHEGRIDTGKLDPVGRLAGTVYGKVGETFSMPRLTLDEWKQKHGKG, encoded by the coding sequence ATGCAGATCGATCCCTCACAACAGAGTAAAACGGATAATTACAAACTGCTGATCGGAAGTGTGCTGCCGCGCCCCATCGCCTTCGTAACGACGCTGGGTCCCGAAGGAGCGGTCAACGCCGCCCCGTTCAGCTTTTACACAGTCGTCAGCACCGATCCGCCGATGGTCAGCATCACCTGCAGCCGGAAACCCGGTGGGGTGCAGAAAGATACCGCCCGCAACATCGCCCAAACCGGGGAGTTCGTCGTACAGGTGGTGGACGGGGACAACGTGGAACGCATCAACCAGACCGCCACCGATTTTCCGCCGGAGATCGGGGAAGCGAAAGCGGTCGGGTTTCAGTTGCTGGAAAGCGCACGGGTGAAACCGCCCCGGATTGCCCAGTGCAAGGTGCATCTGGAGTGTCGTCTTCACGAGATTCTGCCCATGGGCGGGACGGAAACGGCACCCAACGCCGACGTCATCATTGGAGAGGTCGTCTGCTTTCATGTCCGGGATGATCTTTACCATGAAGGACGGATCGATACCGGCAAGCTGGACCCTGTGGGCAGGCTCGCCGGCACGGTTTACGGCAAGGTGGGGGAGACCTT
- a CDS encoding RNA-guided endonuclease InsQ/TnpB family protein, giving the protein MIRTYKFKLVPTIDHIQTIEWSLNMCGWLYNSMLEQRRFAYKRRGFSLSYHQQATELPSLKKELPAFKQIYSQVLQQVVKRLDWAFQHFFRRVKRGEKPGFPRFQGKNRFDSLIYPQAKPSMFQGKFLRVPKIGDIRIKIHRQMEGIPKTVTIKRKNGRYYAMVACKIEPPPKKPSGKQVGVDLGVKHFAVTSDNEFFPAMRFLEKGLRDIKRWQRMVSRRKEGSHRRRKAVEWLARAHERVANRRKDLAHKISRSLVDRYDLIAFEKLNIKGMVKNRPLVKKIADAAWRQLIDFTTYKAEWAGKEVKLVDPHNTSQDCSQCGRIVKKDLCDRVHSCRCGYREDRDLNAARNILHRAIGFVPENKVN; this is encoded by the coding sequence GTGATCCGAACTTACAAATTCAAGTTAGTCCCGACCATCGATCACATACAAACGATCGAGTGGAGCCTAAACATGTGCGGATGGCTGTACAACAGCATGCTGGAACAACGTCGTTTTGCCTACAAGAGACGAGGTTTTTCCTTGAGCTATCATCAGCAAGCGACGGAACTTCCTTCATTGAAAAAGGAACTTCCCGCATTTAAACAGATTTACTCCCAGGTCCTGCAGCAAGTGGTGAAGCGCCTCGACTGGGCTTTTCAACATTTTTTCCGTCGCGTCAAACGGGGAGAAAAGCCGGGGTTTCCTCGTTTTCAGGGAAAAAACCGGTTTGATTCCTTGATTTACCCGCAAGCAAAGCCGTCTATGTTCCAAGGAAAATTCCTCCGTGTCCCTAAGATTGGCGATATCCGTATCAAGATACATCGCCAAATGGAAGGGATCCCGAAGACTGTTACTATAAAACGAAAGAATGGTCGTTACTATGCCATGGTGGCCTGTAAAATCGAGCCTCCCCCCAAGAAACCCAGTGGCAAACAGGTAGGGGTGGACCTTGGAGTGAAACACTTTGCGGTCACTTCAGACAACGAGTTCTTCCCGGCGATGCGCTTTTTGGAAAAGGGACTGCGGGATATCAAGCGCTGGCAACGGATGGTTTCCCGTCGAAAGGAAGGATCCCATCGACGAAGGAAGGCGGTCGAGTGGTTAGCGCGAGCGCATGAGCGAGTGGCCAACCGGCGAAAGGATCTGGCCCACAAAATCAGCCGATCCCTCGTGGATCGCTATGACCTCATCGCGTTTGAGAAACTTAACATCAAAGGGATGGTGAAAAACCGTCCCCTGGTCAAAAAGATTGCGGATGCCGCTTGGCGACAGTTGATCGACTTCACCACTTACAAGGCAGAATGGGCCGGTAAGGAAGTGAAGTTGGTTGATCCTCACAACACGTCCCAGGATTGTTCGCAATGTGGTCGGATCGTGAAGAAAGACCTATGTGACCGCGTTCACTCTTGTCGCTGTGGCTACCGAGAGGATCGGGATCTCAACGCGGCGCGAAACATTCTTCATCGAGCCATCGGCTTCGTACCGGAAAATAAGGTTAACTAG
- a CDS encoding homogentisate 1,2-dioxygenase — MPFYHRMGEIPRKRHVQFKKEDGSLYREEVMGTKGFSGIQSILYHHHPPTQVSRVESLREWAPEWEERGANRHRHLTTFDLPAGGDPIEGRVYLLVNEDVAIGVSRPTEEMDYFFRNSDGDEVLFVHEGEGELQSVFGTLTYRPGDYIVIPVGTTYRIERKSDTRFLVIESSGEITTPKRYRNEHGQLMEHSPFCERDIRLPERLDTYLEKGEFEVRVKAHGQLNAYFYNFHPLDVVGWDGYLYPYIFNVDDFEPITGRIHQPPPVHQTFAGPNFVVCSFVPRLYDYHPEAIPAPYYHSNVNSDEVLYYVDGHFMSRKGVREGSITLHPSGLPHGPHPGKVEASIGKKGTEELAVMIDTFRPLRVTKAALEVEDPGYITSWLPDH, encoded by the coding sequence ATGCCTTTTTATCACCGCATGGGGGAGATCCCCCGCAAGCGGCATGTCCAGTTTAAAAAAGAAGACGGATCCCTGTACCGGGAGGAAGTGATGGGGACAAAAGGATTCTCTGGAATTCAATCCATTCTGTATCACCACCACCCGCCAACACAGGTAAGCCGGGTGGAGAGCCTGCGGGAATGGGCCCCTGAATGGGAAGAGCGGGGAGCCAATCGCCATCGTCACTTAACAACCTTTGACCTTCCCGCCGGAGGGGACCCCATCGAAGGACGGGTCTACTTGTTGGTCAATGAGGATGTGGCCATCGGAGTATCGCGTCCGACGGAAGAGATGGATTATTTTTTCCGCAACAGCGATGGGGATGAGGTTTTATTTGTCCACGAAGGGGAAGGGGAACTGCAATCGGTCTTTGGTACCCTCACCTATCGGCCGGGGGATTACATCGTGATTCCTGTGGGCACTACCTACCGCATTGAGAGAAAAAGCGACACCCGCTTTCTGGTGATCGAATCGAGCGGTGAGATCACCACGCCCAAACGATATCGCAATGAACACGGTCAGCTGATGGAACACAGCCCTTTTTGTGAGCGGGACATCCGCTTGCCCGAGAGGTTGGACACCTATTTGGAAAAAGGGGAGTTTGAAGTACGGGTGAAAGCCCACGGTCAGCTGAACGCCTATTTCTACAATTTCCATCCGCTGGATGTTGTGGGGTGGGACGGCTATCTTTATCCCTATATCTTTAATGTGGACGACTTTGAGCCGATCACCGGTCGAATCCATCAGCCGCCGCCGGTCCACCAGACGTTCGCCGGCCCCAATTTTGTCGTCTGCTCGTTTGTGCCCCGCCTGTATGACTATCATCCGGAAGCGATTCCCGCTCCTTATTACCACAGCAATGTCAACAGCGACGAAGTGCTCTATTATGTAGACGGCCACTTTATGAGCCGGAAAGGGGTGCGGGAAGGGTCGATCACGCTCCATCCGAGCGGATTGCCTCACGGACCCCATCCGGGCAAGGTGGAAGCCAGCATTGGGAAAAAGGGGACGGAAGAACTGGCGGTGATGATAGATACGTTTCGTCCCCTCCGCGTGACAAAAGCGGCTTTGGAGGTGGAGGACCCGGGGTATATCACCAGTTGGCTGCCTGATCATTAA